In the genome of Actinomadura graeca, one region contains:
- a CDS encoding tetratricopeptide repeat protein, which yields MSLPAAPLLVGRRAETDVLLGVLAPGPDGPAPKAAPVPPAGAVDLDAVDLDVAGLGAAGPGGVVVVSAVQGLGRIGKTALALHAAHQAVARGWFPGGALFVEMRGYDPAGGMSAEQAVEVLLRALGVPVGDLPPTPAERAGLYQAELARRAGRGERVLVVADNASETGQVEPLVPAGRVHRLLVTSRDTLTGLDARLLDVDELEPDAAAELIGLVLLRARPGDGRPGAEAAAVRRVAALCGRLPLALQIAAAILVADPGLPVAALAGALADQRKRLDRLTPPGPAGRPAGGRSAPVRAAFALSYRRLHPSLQRLFRWLSLNPGPDIATGAAAALVADPDGPADSAEPGDRAEPGEFAGRVRAGLAGLAAAGLLAEVPVGSGRWRMHDLLKLYAAELARADGRHPQALERLMEYYAVTVVAADGHVVARPEIGLSGRFTGRQDALAWLDAERLNLVAAVAVAAAVRPAAAIALAEAVGDFLLLRRHFGDALANARRALAVSRQLGDRGGECRVLNNLGLALQQARRFEEAIDAHTKAAAIARGLGERQGEGASLANLGAALRQTRRFEEAVTVCTQATAIFRGLGDRHSEGQALANLGVALRQTRRFEEAIAACTQALALARDLGDQHGEGQALASLGLVLREVQRFPEAVTAHTQTVAIYRDLGDRHGQGQSLANLGVALWEVHQIEDAIAVCTQAAGILRGLGDRAGEGQALNTVGLGLRELARFEDAVTAHTQVAAIYRDLGDRYREGEALTNLGLALQDVRRFDEAIGAHTRYLAISCDLGDPHGQGHALTNLGVALQQARRYDEAITACTRAAGIFGDLGDRHGQGQALTTSPWPCGRCGASTRRSPPAPGPPASSVTWATGTARP from the coding sequence GTGTCGTTACCGGCGGCGCCGCTGCTGGTGGGCCGCCGGGCCGAGACCGACGTGCTGCTCGGGGTGCTGGCCCCCGGCCCGGACGGCCCTGCCCCCAAAGCCGCGCCCGTCCCCCCTGCGGGAGCGGTGGATCTGGATGCGGTGGATCTGGATGTGGCGGGGCTGGGTGCGGCGGGTCCGGGTGGTGTGGTGGTGGTGTCGGCGGTGCAGGGGCTGGGCAGGATCGGCAAGACCGCGCTGGCGCTGCACGCCGCGCATCAGGCGGTGGCGCGGGGCTGGTTTCCCGGTGGGGCGTTGTTCGTGGAGATGCGCGGTTACGACCCGGCCGGGGGGATGAGTGCCGAGCAGGCGGTCGAGGTGCTGCTGCGCGCCCTGGGGGTGCCCGTTGGGGATCTGCCACCCACCCCCGCGGAGCGGGCCGGGCTGTACCAGGCGGAGCTGGCGCGGCGCGCGGGGCGGGGTGAGCGGGTGCTGGTGGTGGCCGACAACGCCTCGGAGACCGGGCAGGTGGAGCCGCTGGTCCCCGCCGGTCGGGTGCATCGGCTGCTGGTGACCTCGCGCGACACCCTGACCGGGCTGGACGCCCGGTTGCTGGACGTGGACGAGCTGGAGCCCGACGCCGCGGCCGAGCTGATCGGCTTGGTGCTGCTGCGGGCCCGGCCAGGGGATGGCCGCCCGGGTGCCGAGGCGGCGGCGGTGCGGCGGGTCGCGGCGTTGTGCGGGCGGTTGCCGCTGGCGTTGCAGATCGCCGCGGCGATCCTGGTCGCCGACCCCGGCCTGCCCGTCGCCGCGCTCGCCGGGGCGCTGGCCGATCAGCGCAAGCGGCTGGACCGGCTCACCCCGCCCGGCCCTGCGGGGCGGCCCGCCGGCGGGCGGTCGGCGCCGGTGCGGGCGGCGTTCGCGCTGTCCTACCGCCGCCTGCACCCCAGCCTGCAGCGGCTGTTTCGGTGGCTTTCGCTCAATCCCGGGCCCGACATCGCCACCGGCGCCGCCGCCGCGCTCGTCGCCGACCCCGACGGTCCCGCCGACTCGGCTGAGCCCGGTGATCGGGCCGAGCCCGGCGAGTTCGCTGGCAGGGTTCGGGCCGGGCTGGCGGGGCTGGCGGCTGCGGGGCTGCTGGCCGAGGTGCCGGTGGGGTCGGGGCGGTGGCGGATGCACGACCTTCTCAAGCTGTACGCCGCCGAACTGGCGCGCGCCGACGGCCGCCATCCCCAGGCGCTGGAGCGGCTGATGGAGTACTACGCCGTCACTGTCGTCGCCGCGGACGGGCACGTGGTGGCGCGGCCGGAGATCGGGTTGTCCGGCCGGTTCACCGGCCGGCAGGACGCGCTTGCGTGGCTGGACGCCGAACGCCTCAACCTGGTCGCGGCCGTTGCGGTGGCCGCCGCCGTCCGTCCGGCGGCCGCCATCGCCCTCGCCGAGGCGGTGGGTGACTTCCTGCTGCTGCGCCGCCATTTCGGCGATGCCCTGGCCAACGCCCGGCGCGCCCTCGCCGTCAGCCGCCAGCTCGGCGACCGGGGCGGCGAGTGCCGCGTGCTGAACAACCTCGGCCTGGCCCTGCAGCAGGCGCGGCGGTTCGAGGAGGCCATCGACGCCCATACCAAGGCCGCCGCCATCGCCCGCGGTCTGGGCGAGCGGCAGGGCGAAGGCGCGTCGCTGGCCAACCTCGGCGCCGCCCTGCGGCAGACGCGGCGGTTCGAGGAGGCGGTCACCGTCTGCACCCAGGCCACCGCCATCTTTCGTGGCCTGGGCGACCGGCACAGCGAAGGCCAGGCACTGGCCAACCTCGGCGTCGCCCTGCGGCAGACGCGGCGGTTCGAGGAGGCGATCGCGGCCTGCACCCAGGCCCTCGCCCTCGCCCGCGACCTGGGCGACCAGCACGGCGAAGGCCAGGCGCTGGCCAGCCTCGGCCTGGTCCTGCGGGAGGTGCAGCGCTTCCCCGAGGCGGTCACCGCCCACACCCAGACCGTGGCCATCTACCGGGATCTGGGCGACCGGCACGGCCAGGGCCAGTCGCTGGCCAACCTCGGCGTCGCCCTATGGGAGGTGCACCAGATCGAGGACGCGATCGCCGTCTGCACCCAGGCCGCCGGCATCCTTCGCGGCCTGGGCGACCGGGCCGGCGAGGGCCAGGCATTGAACACCGTCGGCCTGGGCTTGCGGGAGTTGGCGCGGTTCGAGGACGCGGTCACCGCCCACACCCAGGTCGCCGCCATCTACCGCGATCTGGGCGACCGGTACCGCGAAGGCGAGGCGCTGACCAACCTCGGCCTGGCCTTGCAGGACGTGCGGCGGTTCGACGAGGCCATCGGCGCCCACACCCGGTACCTGGCCATCTCCTGCGACCTTGGCGACCCGCACGGCCAAGGCCACGCGCTGACCAACCTGGGTGTCGCCCTGCAGCAGGCGCGGCGCTACGACGAGGCCATCACCGCCTGCACCCGGGCCGCCGGCATCTTCGGCGACCTGGGCGACAGGCACGGCCAAGGCCAGGCGTTAACAACCTCGCCCTGGCCTTGCGGGAGGTGCGGCGCTTCGACGAGGCGATCGCCGCCTGCACCCGGGCCGCCGGCATCTTCGGTGACCTGGGCGACCGGCACGGCCAGGCCGTGA
- a CDS encoding transposase, which yields MLQVRRLFCDERSCRRRTFAEQVPGLTVRHGRKTPLLVEFLRSIAVAVAGRAGARLAGALCAVASRSTLLRLVMVVPDPAAPTPRVLGVDDFAIKRGHRYGTVLIDGETGAPLELLQGRDAAVLADGLTAHPGVEVICRDRSGAYAEGARSGAPEAIQVADRWHLWANLVKAVEKCVAAHRSCLPEPALPEPAVEGPALEGPGGDWELQPTAPLEAAAPEPAGKFAERARRHHTQVHQLLAGGYAIRAIARHLGWGWHTVQRYARAASWQDLAEGRWQAPRASMLDPFKPHLHQRLDEGCGNVTGLFREIRALGYTGSYSNLRDHLAGQRPAKTPLATPAPSVREVTGWLTRHPDSLTEDERPQLKALLERCPELELANQHIRAFAAMLTQLSGHDLPRWISDAHAAGLPGVSSFAKGLEQDLDAVTAGLTGRWNSGPVEGRVNHIKMIKRQMFGRAGLPLLRKRILLTAQHT from the coding sequence GTGCTGCAGGTCCGCCGCCTGTTTTGCGATGAGCGGTCGTGCAGGCGGCGGACGTTCGCCGAGCAGGTGCCCGGTCTGACCGTCCGGCATGGGCGCAAGACGCCGCTGCTGGTGGAGTTCCTGCGCAGCATCGCGGTCGCTGTGGCCGGGCGTGCCGGGGCACGGCTGGCTGGCGCGCTGTGCGCGGTGGCCAGCAGGTCCACACTGTTACGGCTGGTCATGGTGGTTCCCGATCCGGCCGCCCCGACTCCGCGGGTGCTGGGTGTCGACGACTTCGCGATCAAGCGTGGTCACCGGTATGGCACCGTGCTCATCGATGGTGAGACCGGTGCGCCGTTGGAGTTACTGCAGGGCCGGGATGCCGCTGTCCTGGCGGACGGGCTGACCGCGCATCCAGGTGTCGAGGTGATCTGCCGGGACCGCTCGGGCGCCTACGCCGAGGGCGCGCGCAGCGGAGCGCCGGAGGCGATCCAGGTCGCCGATCGCTGGCATTTATGGGCCAACCTGGTCAAAGCGGTGGAGAAGTGCGTGGCCGCGCACCGCTCGTGCCTGCCCGAGCCCGCATTGCCCGAGCCTGCAGTGGAGGGGCCCGCGCTGGAGGGGCCCGGCGGTGACTGGGAACTCCAGCCGACTGCGCCGCTTGAGGCGGCGGCGCCGGAGCCGGCCGGGAAGTTCGCCGAGCGCGCCCGGCGGCATCACACCCAGGTCCATCAGTTGCTGGCCGGGGGGTATGCGATCCGGGCGATCGCGCGGCATCTGGGCTGGGGGTGGCACACTGTGCAGCGCTACGCCCGCGCCGCCAGCTGGCAGGATCTGGCCGAGGGGCGCTGGCAGGCCCCGCGCGCCAGCATGCTGGATCCCTTCAAGCCGCACCTGCACCAACGCCTGGACGAGGGCTGCGGCAACGTCACCGGGTTGTTCCGGGAGATCCGCGCGCTGGGCTACACCGGCAGCTACTCCAACCTCCGTGACCACCTGGCCGGGCAGCGTCCGGCCAAGACGCCGCTGGCCACGCCTGCACCGAGCGTGCGCGAGGTCACCGGCTGGCTCACCCGCCATCCCGACTCCCTCACCGAGGACGAACGGCCCCAGCTCAAAGCCCTGCTGGAACGCTGCCCCGAACTGGAACTCGCCAACCAGCACATTCGCGCCTTCGCCGCCATGCTCACCCAGCTGAGCGGCCACGATCTCCCGCGATGGATCAGCGACGCCCACGCTGCCGGGCTGCCCGGGGTCTCCTCCTTCGCCAAGGGCCTGGAACAGGACCTCGACGCCGTCACCGCCGGGCTGACCGGCCGCTGGAACTCCGGCCCGGTCGAGGGCCGCGTCAACCACATCAAGATGATCAAACGGCAGATGTTCGGACGAGCTGGCCTGCCGCTACTCCGTAAACGGATACTGCTCACCGCCCAGCACACCTGA
- a CDS encoding site-specific integrase, producing MCGRAVVPLADTALGEAAAAFLVRRDLDADTLRSYGQMLRRLRRELGETAPLAQVTADQADAVFTAAWNEAAPRTWNRHRSALRWFTTWAADRSWVTTDLAALIERRPEKRDRTRAIDRRTVEALLAVLTMEVGNGAARSDDLEMREGLRVRCGLRHLHRTPGGPHAPP from the coding sequence ATGTGCGGCCGTGCCGTCGTGCCGCTGGCCGACACCGCTCTGGGCGAGGCCGCCGCGGCGTTCCTGGTCCGCCGCGACCTGGACGCCGACACGCTGCGCTCCTACGGCCAGATGCTGCGGCGGCTGCGCCGCGAGCTCGGCGAGACCGCCCCGCTCGCCCAGGTGACCGCCGACCAGGCCGACGCGGTGTTCACCGCCGCGTGGAACGAGGCGGCTCCGCGGACCTGGAACCGTCACCGCTCGGCGCTGCGCTGGTTCACCACCTGGGCGGCCGACCGCAGCTGGGTCACCACCGACCTGGCCGCGCTCATCGAGCGGCGGCCGGAGAAACGCGACCGCACCCGCGCCATCGATCGGCGCACCGTCGAGGCCCTGCTAGCTGTACTGACCATGGAGGTTGGGAACGGGGCGGCACGGTCGGATGATCTTGAAATGAGGGAGGGCCTCCGGGTTCGGTGTGGATTGCGACATCTGCACCGGACGCCAGGAGGCCCTCATGCCCCACCGTAA
- a CDS encoding ribonuclease H family protein — MPNRLIAACDGACKNNPGPAGWGWVIADADERVVRWACGPLGDATNNVAELAALQQLLLTTDKDADLEIRMDSKYAIDAVTKWLPGWKARGWKTASKKPVANRYLIEAIDDLLTGRTVVFVHVRAHQEDGDFLNALADRAANAAATSQQAASGTSADEVPPEADDVQPRRLSAPYRVSRSAAITAKFPGICRCGEAFKPGDEIVKGVGGRWGHPACAQAGETAKP, encoded by the coding sequence ATGCCGAACCGCCTCATCGCCGCTTGTGACGGAGCCTGCAAGAACAACCCTGGTCCTGCCGGCTGGGGGTGGGTCATCGCCGATGCCGATGAGCGAGTAGTGCGATGGGCGTGCGGGCCACTCGGCGATGCGACCAACAATGTCGCCGAGTTAGCAGCCCTGCAGCAGCTGTTGCTGACCACCGACAAGGACGCAGATTTGGAGATCCGCATGGACTCCAAGTACGCGATCGACGCGGTGACCAAGTGGCTGCCCGGCTGGAAGGCCAGGGGCTGGAAGACCGCTTCCAAGAAGCCGGTCGCGAACCGATACCTGATCGAGGCGATCGATGACCTGCTGACTGGACGCACGGTCGTGTTCGTGCACGTCCGGGCGCACCAGGAGGATGGGGACTTCCTCAACGCGCTCGCCGACCGGGCGGCCAATGCCGCAGCGACCAGCCAGCAGGCCGCCAGCGGCACCAGCGCTGACGAGGTCCCCCCGGAAGCCGATGATGTTCAGCCCCGTCGCCTATCAGCGCCCTACCGGGTTTCGAGGTCGGCTGCTATCACGGCCAAGTTTCCTGGGATCTGTCGTTGTGGAGAGGCTTTCAAGCCCGGAGACGAGATCGTCAAAGGTGTGGGCGGTAGATGGGGGCACCCGGCATGCGCGCAGGCCGGGGAAACCGCCAAGCCGTGA